CCTCCTACCTGGGGCTGTTCCTTCGGGAGCTCCGACGGGGCGGCCCGgggcggctcctcctcctccgccccctcgCTCGCTGGCTGCCTGGGAGgcggaggaagcggcggcggttCAGGCCGGGGTCAGAGGGAGTTCGCGGCCCGGCCTTTACCTTTCTCCGCCGCCGCGACGCTGCCGGCACCGGGGGCCAGGCTCCGCCGCTGCCGGGCTCGAGGGGGCGGCCGGgacgcagccgccgccgccgggcgagCCATGCGGGGCCACCCGGACCTCGCCTGCCTGGCGCACTCGACGGGGCTCCCGGGTAAGTGCTCCGGGAAGGGGCCCCGACGGGACCCCCGAGCCGTTCCCAGGCAGGGCTTGCGGGGCTGGGGGGCAGCTCTCGCTGGGCGAAGCCGAAATGTCAAAGCGGAGCGGGTGGGGGAATTCGATTGGAACGGGAACCGAATCTCCTCCGGGAAAAAGGAGTGGGGTTTTGGGGTTCGGGGGACTCGCTGCTTTGTGGCGCGTCCCGTCGCTTCTTCTCAGCCGCCCGGGGGTTGCAGGGAGTTCGCCCTGGGACCGGCCAGCCCCACAAGCCGCTCGCTCGGGGACCGGACGGGCCTTGTCGGGGTGTGGGAGCTCAGCCGCCTTCGCTAACTGTTCCGGGGTTCCTGGAAGGCATTTTCTCTTGCCCACCCCGCAGAGGGTTGCCACCCCGAGAAAAGCGTCTGGCGACCCTCTTGGCGCTGTGTCTGCCctgtcaaaaaagaaagaaagacagggaCCCGGTCAAAAAAAGGAAgacatttatgcctgggaggtttcgccttggattggccgctctctaggcgcacatttcccccatctgaattctcaaaactctgcatggggggcttcttgttgagttttgaggatttggatgggggggggggaatgtgcgtctaaagagtggcaagtccaaggcgaaacctcccaggcataaatggccacaaagaAAAGAAATCCTCCGGTTTTTGTCTTGCTTTTCGAAGTCGTTTTGGACGTTTCCGCGCCAGGCCTTTTCCCCCCGGCGAGTTTTCTGCTGCGCCTTTGCCTTCCATCCCGGCTGGGGAGAGGGTCCCGCTTCCCTCGCCCTCTTTCTCCCCGGTCCGCCGATCCTGCCTGCCGGGGCCGGAGACCCCACGGCTGTGGCGTCCAGCCGGGCCCGAAGGCTGGCAGGGTGGGGTCGGGGTCCGACCGCCCGGCGCTCCGGAGCCGCTCTCCGGCGTCGGGCAGCTGGGGGAACCGAGGGGCGCGCCGGGGTCgtggcctcctgctggcccagaaATGTGGACCCGGGGCCGACCCGCCCGGGCCCCTCGGGAAGGACCCCCGACCCGACCGATGCCTTCGAAAACTGAAGGGCTGGAGGAAGAGAGGCGCTGGCGGTGGGAAGGGCGCTGCTTGGCGTAAAGTCCCGCCATCGAGGGATCCGGGTAGAGAATTGGGGGTGGCATTGCTATTCGGGACCCTGGGCGGGGTCCCTTGTGAGTCCCCACGGCAGCCAGCGGCCTGCGGCTCTTGGACCGGAGGGTGGGAGCGAGGACCCCTTCGGCACCCCCGACGTGACTCCGAAGACAGGAGCGGCAGCCGCCGGGGGGGGGTTTCCTTGCAGCTGGGGTCTCCGCCGGCGCTGCCCCCCTTCCAGGTGTGCCTGCTCGGCCCGGCCCCCacctctcccgccgggagggggcGTGCGATGCGATCGGCGGAGATACCGGGGGGCcgggccccctcctcctccttccttcgcCCGCCTGCGAGGGAAAGCCCCTCTAtaagggcgggcgggcgggcgggaagGCGGCCAGAGCGGCGATGAGAGGCGCCCCGGCCTCGCCCACCCTGGCGGCAGGTCGCGGTCGCCGGGGCTCCTCTGACGGCGGCCTCTCTCTCTGTGCCCTCCttgcaggcggcggcggcgagggcggcgCGATGCTGGACGCCTCGGAGCCGTCGGGCCACTcgcggcagctgctgctgcagctcaaCGTGCAGCGGACCAAGGGCTTCCTCTGCGACGTGATCGTGGTGGTGCAGAACGCGCTCTTCCGGGCCCACAAGAACGTGCTGGCGGCCAGCAGCGCCTACCTGAAGGCCCTGGTGGTGCACGACAACCTCATCAACCTGGACCAGGAGATGGTCAGCCCGGCCGTCTTCCGCGCCGTCCTCGATTTCATCTACACCGGCCGCCTGGGCGAGGCGGAGGGCGAGGCGGGCGGCGGCGTCGAGCCCAGCCTGGGGGCCGTGCTGGCCGCCGCCAGCTACCTGCAGATCCCCGACCTGGTGGCCCTCTGCAAGAAGAAGCTGAAGCGCTCGGGGAAGTACTGCCAGTTCCGAGGGGGCTTCCCCCACCTGGGCAAGCTGCCGCGGGGCCTGCGCGCCGCCACGCCGGTCATCCAGAGCTGCTACTCGGCGCCGCCGcccccggccccgccgccgccgccgccgccccgccccgTCGAGCCGGGCAACCCGCTCAGCACCCACTGCGGGGAGCTGTACGCCGCCGCCTCCGGGCAGGGCGGCGCGGCGCTCCACCCGCACGGCCTGTGCCCCCCCGAGCGCCTCTGCTCGCCCCTCTGCGGCCTGGACCTGTCCAAGAAGAGCCCCAACGGGCCTGCCCTGCCGCCGCCCGCCCCCTCGGAGGGCCGCCTGCGGGAGAGCCGGGAGAACTCGCTGCCCCCCGGGGGGCCCGACAGCCCGGTTCTGCTGCCCGCCCACCCCTCTTTCGGAGAGCCGCCCTCCTACCGCGGCAGCCCGGGGCCGGAGCCGTCGGGGCGCggggaggcgccgccgccgcccgagtTCCTCTACCGTTGGATGAAGCACGAGCCCCTGGTGGGGGGTTACGTGGAGGACGAAGACGACGACGAGGAGGAAGGGGACTGCCGGGGCCGGCGGGACAAGGGCGGCGGGGCGCCGGGGGAGCTGGAGCGCAAGGCCGAGTCGCCCTCGCAGCGCCGCTACGCCGGCCTGGACGGCGCGGAGCCCGACGGCGAGGCGGAGGACATGGAGAACGACAAGAGCACCAGCGAGGAGACGGGCTGCAGCAGCGGCGGCCCGTCCCCGGCGGCCGGCAGCCTGGAGCGCTACCTGGGCTACGAGCCGGAGAGCTTCGGCGGCGACAACCTGTACGTCTGCATCCCGTGCGGGAAGGGCTTCCCGTCGTCGGAGCAGCTCAACGCGCACGTCGAGGCGCACAACGAGGAGGACGAGCTGTACCGCAAGGAGGCGGCCGAGGCGGCCGGCCAGGGCTCGCCCTTCCTGGACAAGCCCCTGGgcgcgccgccgctgctgccgtcGGGGGCCGCGGGCGGCGGCGACCTGCTGCGCCCCTACCGCTGCTCGTCGTGCGAGAAGGCCTACAAGGACCCGGCCACCCTGCGGCAGCACGAGAAGACCCACTGGCTGACGCGGCCCTACCCCTGCTCCATCTGCGGCAAGAAGTTCACCCAGCGGGGCACCATGACCCGCCACATGCGCAGCCACCTGGGCCTCAAGCCCTTCGCCTGCGACGCCTGCGGCATGCGCTTCACCCGCCAGTACCGCCTCACCGAGCACATGCGCATCCACTCCGGGGAGAAGCCCTACGAGTGCCAGGTGTGCGGCGGCAAGTTCGCCCAGCAGCGCAACCTGCTCAGCCACATGAAGATgcacgcggcggcggcggcggcggcggcggcggccgcctcGACGGGCCCCGACGGCAAGCTCAAGCTGGACTTCCCCGACGGCGTGCTGGCCATGGCCCgcctggcccagcagcagcaCCCGGACAAGGACCTGCTGGCCTCCCACTTCTTGGCCGCCGCCGACCCCAAGATGGCCATGGAGAGCCTCTACCTCGGCCTCAGCCCCGACAAGGCGGCCGAGGTGCTGGCCCAGGGGgcggccgccgccgctgccgccgccgccgcccacctGCACAACGACCACCACGCCCGGACCATAGACCGCTTCTCCCCGCCCTGACCCGACGGCCCCCACCGCGACTTGAGGGTGTGCTTACCGGgagtgggctggggggggggggaccgcgtCTGCCGGCCGGAGGGACTGCCTGCCTTTGGGCTAAAGGGCGCGCAGGAGGGgtctctccccccgcccgccccgtcTTTTTGGCCTCTTTGGACCTGCGCCCCCAAGTACAGGGAATCGTGAATTTGACCCTACCTCACATGCGCCCCCCGACGAAAACGCTCCCTCCTGTATTTTGAGGGGTCCAGAAAAAGGAGGGCGACGGGGGACCCCGGACTGTGGCCCGCCAGGTCCGAGAATTGCCGGCTGGAccattttgggggggtggggggagctgttgTGTTTTTGAACTTTCCCCGCCTCGCCTGTCCGAGATCAGAGCGCCGCGGAAAGGCCTCGACTAGTTTACTGGGGGCAGCAAAGAGGGGTGTTTGGTGTGAAGGGGGGGGCGTGAATGATTTCCCCTACCAGCCCAGCGACTGCCCCCCTTCTTCTGCCTGATGGACTCTGCTCCTCCAAGAGGCAGAGAAGAAACTTTTCAAAATTATTGAGGGGGCCCATTTTATTCCCACCCCAGCCTTGCCGGAGGGAACCCCCCCTACCTGGCTCAGGTAAGGGGCCTCAGCCATTATGGGGGAGCAGTGTGCtccctcccctttgcaagcaGACAATCCAGGGCTCTTGCTCGCTCCTTCAGTCTGTTTGAGGATCCCCTCCGGGTAGACCTTCTGGAGCAGGCATGCCTTGCCCCACCACCGGCTCTAGGGCCACCCTTCAGGGCTGGTTCCTGGAGCCGTCACAAGCAGGGGCTGCTGCTCTGGGGGTGTCCCTGAAGGGGAAACGCTGGCCGCTTAGGCCCAAGGCCCCTCTGCCTTGCTGCCTGCTTGGGAGACGGTTGCCCCTCCGCCAAGCCATCCGGGTCAGCCGGAGGCCATGGCCAGGCGGTCcctttttgggtgggtgggggagtcgGTCTAGAAGGCTCGGGCGGCTTCTGTGATAGCAGCCCAAGGGCTGATGTCGGCCTTCGGCCCCCAAACCCCTTTGCAATGTGACAGATGCTCATGTGCTCGCCTGTGGGAGGTTTCCCCACGGCAGACTCTGGAGCCCGCAATTAAACACTGCCCTCACCCGCACCTCCAACCACTTCTGAAGCCAAAGAttcttttgagggggggggaactcccttttctttttcccaagGGAGGACAACCCCCCCAAAGCTACTGTGGCTGGAGGGAACGGCTGCTTCACCTCCCTCAAGGGGCGGGAAGGACCCTCCCTCTGCTTTAAGCAAGGGAAAACCCGGCTCCTGCCATGTGCAATTTCTTAAGACCAGCAGGGAGGGATGAGTCCGTCACTTGCTGGTCACCAGCACTTAtcaggagggtgtgtgtgaatgtggACCCCCCCTCCCTTGCGGCTTTTCTCCATTTGTAACCAAAAGCCGGACAATGTGAAGCTTCTCTTCGCTTTTTGCGCACCaggcaaaaagcccccccccaacccatatGGGTCCGTGACTTCACCTGAGCCAGCTGCCCCTCTCCCGAGCCAAACCGAAGTACTCAGAAGGGGCAACTCCCCGCTGTGCCTCAGGTAGCTTTTTTGTACAGGGGATATCCTTCCCTCTCTTTTATaccaaaagcaaacaaacaaaatgccaGCAATAAAAGTTTTCTTTTAACACACAAGGCCTCCCTTGcttgtgtggggtgggtgggagtgtcTAGGCCAGAGAAGCTCCTGTGCCCACCTACATGGGATAGCAAGGAGGTGCCCAAATGCCAGGGGAGACTCTGAGGGTATGGGAGAACCGGTAGGGAGGCCTGaccttgggggagggagggatcagGTTTAAACTCCTGAGCAAGCCTGCCTCGCAGGGAGCAAATGGGACACGCTATCCTGAGCTACTTAGGAAAACGGCACTATGCAATGTGATGCTCTAAATCCTTTTGCTCCCCCTTCTCCCAGAATGACTGCTGGGAGCACACAGCGGGCAACCCCGGGGAAAGGGGCAAAACCTGTTCTgcagaagggaagaagggagctTTCTCTCgagagcttataccccaaaaatcttgcgtggagtagtggttaagagcagtggtttggagcggtggacactgatctggagaaccaggtttgattccccgctcctccacatgagcggcggaggctaatctggtgaactggatttgtttccccactcctccacatgaagctagttggatgcccttgggctagacacagctctctcagccccacctaccgcacagggtgtctgttgcagggagcggaaggtgattgtaagctggtttgattctgccttaagtggtagagaaagttggcatataaaaacaactcttctgctcctcctcctctaaggtgctactggacttgaatctagctgttctgccaGCGTGCCTTGGTGCTTCAGTGGCTGGCGCCAGAGGAACTGGTGCCATTTGCTGTCGAGGCATTGGGCCCTGCCCACCTCAGCTTCTTTCAGAGAAAAGGGCACAGGGTGGCCGGCCTCTGAGGCTGCCCCTCCCTCGTCATCAGCCATGCTAGACGCTTCTGACATCAGGTCGGCCCTCTTTTCAGCCACTACCATATTTTCACAGCAGGAAGAGAAATGAGGAGGAAGTAGCGGCTCCCCCATTTGCACTTTACTGGGTTCCGACAGGGTCCTAAGGAGAGGCACAGTAGTTCCTGCACTAAACCAGATCAAGGCTTGACATTCAAACGTACAAACTTTGGGCTTCCGCAGAATTCTTCTTCAGATTCCCGCTTGCTGAAGTGCCCTGTGAAAGTCAAAACATTGCATagggccatagagttggaaggggcagaaCAGGcaatgtagtccaaccccctgctcaatgcacgatcagcctagagccgtgttggcgaacctatggcacgggtgccacttccggcacgcgtagccctctctgccggcacgtgcggttcctccaagccgctggcctttccggctctgccctaccccggatgggggaaaatgtgcatctggagagtggcaaatccaaggcaaaacctcccatgcttgagtggcctctttctttctccgtccttttctttccctacttttctttctctccctcgctccatttctttctccctttctctctctttttctttctttctctccctccctcccttccctttccccctcccttccctttctccctccctttccttctttccttccttccttctttccctccagcggcttcttcggcgccctctgggtcagtgcgggcggaggggcgtgcagtccttttccacctttggaatgcccacaagccatcctccaaacacctttccatttgtcttgatatgtagagagaaaacactaagcaactagttgccaatctccaggtactagctggagatctcctgttattacaagtgatctccaaccaatagagatcagttcctctggaaaaaaatgccactttggcaattggactctatggcactgaagtccttccccaaaccctgcccttctcaggcaccaccccaaaaacctcccactaatgacaaagaggaacttggcaaccctagcctctccctctgggccccctctgggggtggtattcaggttaaattgccacactggcactcggtgataaataagtgggttttgggttgcagtttgggcactcagtctctgaaaggttcgccatcactggcctagagcatccctgtcaagtgttttACTGTGTTctgaaacagattaaaaaaaaatgatggagGTTCCTTGTGACCACAGCCAAGCCTAGCTCCCTCCATCACATCAGTTCTTCTCCAGTCAAAGGCCTCCCTCTCTGGGAACATTCCCCTTCTTCTCTTGTCCATGAAACCAGGCAGGACACAGCCACATTCCCTACTAAAACTTTATTAAGAAAACAACGTTAACACAAATCAGCAAAACCCTCCATCAAAcccaggcaggcaacagcaaaactAGGGGGCAGCTTCCTGGAGAGAAGCTGCTACGTTCAGCCCTTCTTCCTCCACTTGGATGGATCCTCGCCTTTGCTTAGGGTGCAGGCGCCAACGATGCTGAGCGCAGAGCCCCCCATGGGCAGAAGAGATTGTTCCCTCTCTGGACCAGCTGGTAACAGGCTAGGGAGccgtcccccacccccgccaaactCCCACCAGAGGCCAAGCTATCACGTCAAAGGTGTTTCCCAACACGCACCAAGACTCCGCTCACTGGTTCGGAGCTGCCCCTGACCCATGGCTCTGGGGCAGGGCAACAATGCGGCCGTCTTGGTCCCTTCTCTGGATACCCTCTGACGGATGGGACCCCTTCCCCACAGGGGGCAAACCCGGCCTTAATGTCTCCTGGCAGGACAAAGCCCCACAGCGAAGCATCCCCCGACCAGGTCACCAAAGAGGCTTCAGAGGGGTGTCTGTGATAGCTCtaaagtcccccccccttgttaCCTCATGTCCTCCTTCGCAAGGAGACCACCATGCCTGCCTGCCAGCTTCAAGCCTTTAGTTTCCCCTCACAACCACATCAAGTGAGAGGGGCTAAGTTTACGAAGGGGGTGAGGTGAGGGGTGACAGCCAGAGGACCCCCCCTcaagggggtggagggaggggtgtCACAAATCTTGGGGCAACTGCACAACAGACGGAGCGGCACAGGGGCACAGGGGGGCTGGCCAAGGGGCCAGGCTGGGCCCGGCAAGCTTGGCACAGATAACCCTGAAAAGGGAGCTTGCGCTGACACGGTGTCCGGGCGCTGCCgttaggagggaagggggaatcgGGCCCAGCAGAAACAGTTCACAACTTCCATGCTCCGTAGTGGCCTCACCTTGGCCTTCTGGACGGAGGAGCTGAGGgatactcccccaccccaccccacctctccTGGGGTGCTTTCCTCCCCATCCAAAGGCCCAACGATCCTAAATGTTCTAGCCCCCAACCTTCCCagcatgcctctctctctctctctctctctctcctcctcctcctcctcctctcgcacCCACAGCACGGCCATTCCGGTGGGGTAGGAGAGGCTGCATTTATTGTTCCGGTACGGCTGCAGTGGCAGCGGCTCGGCCCGAGGCCGTCCGCCTCAAGGCTGCCGCCCTTCCTGGAGGCAAAGAGCTGCGTGGCTTCCGGGGTTGGCCTCGGCCTGCTCAGCCCTCCTGCGCCCACCTCAGGAAAGTGGGCATGTCTCTCACGGGCACGTTGCGGGTCAGCGCCTTCACACGCAGGTTCCGGTCGTCCGTCAGCAGCACCACCTCCCGCAGCAGCCGGATGGGGTCATCTGGAAGAGtgcggggttggggggagggggttaacagGGCAGGCCTGTGCCTCGGGCAAGGCCCGCCAAGCCTCAGAGAGTGTGCGTGGCCCGCGGCCCGGATCCCTTCGGAAGGGGCTTAACAATAACCATCCCCGTCTCAGGCCAGGCGAGGAGGCAGATTGTTACAAAACAGAGGCTGTCAGAGTGTCAGGCCCCATCCGCCGTAATCCCCTGATCGCCCGGTCCTGCCCCAGCGAGGCGTAAACACTCAGAAACGCCTTCTCCGTCAAGCTGACAAGTTAAGCTGAGGAGAATTCGGCCCCAAGAAACGCACGGCGGGGCCTTGGGCAGCTGCTGCCCTCCCGCCTTGCAAACTGCTCCGGCACGGCCCCCGTCGGTTGGCGGAGGCAGAAGACAGCAAAGAGCGCAGAGGCAGGACAGGGGAGAGGCCGGGACCCTCCGCTGCTGCCCGCCGGGCCGACCCGCTCCCCCAATTTCAGGGGGGTGAGGTTAGTCTGAGTCACCCCACAAGAGTCACCCGGCTGtgggatatgtttagcctgaagaggagaggtgatatgataaccatcttcaagtacttgaagggctgttatatagaggagggtgccgagttgttctctgttgtcccagaaggtcagagcagaaccaacaggttgaaattaaatcaaaagagtttccaacagttagagcggttcctcagtggaacaggcttcctcgggaggtggtaagcgctccttccctggaggtttttaagcacaggctagatggccacctgtcagcaatgctgattctatgaccttaggccgatcatgagagggaagccatcttggccatcttctgggcatggagtaggggtcactgggggtgtgtgggggaggtagttgtgaatttcctgcattgtgcacggggttggactagatgaccctggttgtccctccCAACTCTACAGTTCTATGAGGAGAGTGGGAATGTGGGTGAGGAATGGGCAGAAGCCCCTCCCAATATGCTTTGCTTCACTTTGAACCaaggctcccccccacccggccATCAGCTCTGCAACTCCAGGCCATAAACGTGCCTGATCCCCGGGCCGAGCCAGACCCCctgcaagcccccctccccaacacaccttTGCTTGCTGGCATGAAGTCCTTGGCCTTGTCGTTGCAGTAGTGGAGGCAGCAGGAGAGGATCAGGTCGTCGTTATTGCCCTGCGGAAAGGCAAGGGACAGAAAGCCACCCTCAGGCTGGAGGGAAG
This portion of the Euleptes europaea isolate rEulEur1 chromosome 19, rEulEur1.hap1, whole genome shotgun sequence genome encodes:
- the HIC1 gene encoding hypermethylated in cancer 1 protein: MRGHPDLACLAHSTGLPVVLDVSAPGLFPPASFLLRLCLPSRLGRGSRFPRPLSPRSADPACRGRRPHGCGVQPGPKAGRVGSGSDRPALRSRSPASGSWGNRGARRGRGLLLAQKCGPGADPPGPLGKDPRPDRCLRKLKGWRKRGAGGGKGAAWRVPARPGPHLSRREGACDAIGGDTGGPGPLLLLPSPACEGKPLYKGGRAGGKAARAAMRGAPASPTLAAGRGRRGSSDGGLSLCALLAGGGGEGGAMLDASEPSGHSRQLLLQLNVQRTKGFLCDVIVVVQNALFRAHKNVLAASSAYLKALVVHDNLINLDQEMVSPAVFRAVLDFIYTGRLGEAEGEAGGGVEPSLGAVLAAASYLQIPDLVALCKKKLKRSGKYCQFRGGFPHLGKLPRGLRAATPVIQSCYSAPPPPAPPPPPPPRPVEPGNPLSTHCGELYAAASGQGGAALHPHGLCPPERLCSPLCGLDLSKKSPNGPALPPPAPSEGRLRESRENSLPPGGPDSPVLLPAHPSFGEPPSYRGSPGPEPSGRGEAPPPPEFLYRWMKHEPLVGGYVEDEDDDEEEGDCRGRRDKGGGAPGELERKAESPSQRRYAGLDGAEPDGEAEDMENDKSTSEETGCSSGGPSPAAGSLERYLGYEPESFGGDNLYVCIPCGKGFPSSEQLNAHVEAHNEEDELYRKEAAEAAGQGSPFLDKPLGAPPLLPSGAAGGGDLLRPYRCSSCEKAYKDPATLRQHEKTHWLTRPYPCSICGKKFTQRGTMTRHMRSHLGLKPFACDACGMRFTRQYRLTEHMRIHSGEKPYECQVCGGKFAQQRNLLSHMKMHAAAAAAAAAAASTGPDGKLKLDFPDGVLAMARLAQQQHPDKDLLASHFLAAADPKMAMESLYLGLSPDKAAEVLAQGAAAAAAAAAAHLHNDHHARTIDRFSPP